A stretch of Limanda limanda chromosome 7, fLimLim1.1, whole genome shotgun sequence DNA encodes these proteins:
- the ttll9 gene encoding probable tubulin polyglutamylase TTLL9, whose product MAKNKTPGYKCSYNFGKVEEREPRTCVRFKCGLLNTIQNVLHQRPGWIEVKDDGDWDFNWCDVGWLRENFDHTYMEEHVRVNHFRNHYELTRKNLMVKNLKRYKKNLERDAGHMEASKCDFFPCTFALPSEYHLFVEEFKRIPGNIWIMKPVAKSQGKGIFLFRKLKDIMDWKKDGPRSEEQKDAAQVESYVAQRYIENPYLINGRKFDLRIYILVTSYVPLKAWLYRDGFARFSSTRFSLRTIDDKYMHLTNVAVQKTAPDYDPEKGCKWQMQQLRRYLTAKHGTGMIETLFIEMDNIFVRSLLSVQKIIINDKHCFELYGYDILLDENLKPWLIEVNASPSHTPSSQEDYEMKSRLLEDTLNVVDMEERLTGKEKRVGGYDLMWNDGPVYREDANPETFGSSCFTSNTHLGCVNDREKQLRQLLKPFPVQKKT is encoded by the exons ATGGCAAAGAATAAG ACGCCTGGATACAAATGTTCATACAACTTTGGCAAAGTCGAGGAGCG GGAACCAAGAACTTGTGTGCGTTTCAAATGCGGACTACTCAACACCATACAGAACGTCCTGCACCAAAGACCTGGCTGGATTGAAGTCAAAGA TGATGGAGATTGGGATTTCAACTGGTGTGACGTGGGCTGGCTCAGGGAGAATTTTGATCATACGTACATGGAGGAGCATGTGCGGGTTAACCACTTTCGCAACCATTATGAG CTGACTCGCAAAAACCTCATGGTGAAAAACCTCAAAAGGTACAAGAAGAACCTTGAAAGAGATGCTGGCCACATGGAGGCATCCAAATGTGATTTCTTCCCCTGCACCTTTGCACTCCCCAGCGAGTATCATCTTTTTGTGGAGGAGTTCAAAAGAATCCCTGGCAACATCTGGATCATGAAGCCA GTGGCAAAATCCCAAGGGAAAGGCATTTTTCTGTTCAGGAAACTGAAAGACATCATGGATTGGAAGAAG GATGGCCCCCGctcagaggagcagaaggaTGCAGCCCAAGTGGAAAGTTACGTGGCCCAACGCTACATAGAGAACCCCTACCTAATTAATG GCAGGAAATTTGATCTGAGGATCTACATTCTGGTCACCTCC taTGTTCCCTTGAAGGCCTGGCTGTATCGAGATGGCTTTGCTCGCTTCTCAAGCACCCGCTTCTCTCTGAGGACCATTGATGACAAGT ATATGCATCTCACCAATGTGGCTGTTCAAAAAACAGCACCTGACTACGATCCTGAAAAG GGATGTAAGTGGCAGATGCAGCAGCTTCGAAGATACCTGACTGCAAAGCACGGCACAGGGATGATAGAAACCCTGTTCATAGAGATGGATAACATCTTTGTACGCAGTCTCCTGAGTGTACAAAAGATCATCATCAATGACAAACACTGCTTTGAGCTTTACGGCTACGACATTCTGCTGGATGAGAACCTCAAACC GTGGTTGATTGAGGTGAATGCCTCTCCGTCACACACCCCCAGCAGTCAAGAGGATTACGAGATGAAGAGCAGGCTACTGGAAGACACTTTGAATGTTGTTGATATGGAGGAAAG GCTGACGGGCAAGGAGAAAAGGGTTGGTGGCTACGATCTCATGTGGAACGATGGCCCTGTCTACAGAGAGGATGCCAACCCGGAAACATTTGGGAGTTCGTGTTTCACTTCCAACACACACCTAG GGTGTGTgaatgacagagagaaacagcttcGTCAGCTACTTAAACCGTTTCCAGTTCAGAAGAAGACGTGA
- the ppp1r3da gene encoding protein phosphatase 1, regulatory subunit 3Da, which yields MDRGWFIGRERIPQTKSEPQMSSCNGVSRPCMTINLTGMLQADRPNATKKPIPIRPPSPRVSSLLRDQEFHRSFFCEPTPKPIIRKRSHSLPSSLEGKKQCRNVGVRFVDSLGLDLEDIRLFRSGEDPSVPHHVTFRLLMAAELADGRLLEISLPYMKPVFSEQPGDQPVFLQRLCEQKVCLERVFCFELGVIGITQVVNLDFEKDVTARFSFTEWKSCTETKASWVSTITKAWEGGRQLSCDTFRFHLPVPPFLQPGAVLEFAIQYKVGEEEYWDNNDGENYKLVCHSYKLTVPKECEDSMVHFI from the coding sequence ATGGATCGAGGGTGGTTTATAGGACGTGAGAGGATTCCCCAGACAAAATCTGAGCCGCAGATGTCCAGCTGCAATGGTGTCTCAAGGCCCTGCATGACCATCAACTTGACTGGGATGCTTCAAGCAGATAGACCTAATGCAACGAAGAAGCCGATTCCCATCCGCCCGCCAAGCCCCAGAGTGTCATCTCTGCTAAGGGACCAAGAGTTCCACCGCAGCTTCTTCTGTGAACCGACGCCAAAACCTATAATCCGAAAACGCTCCCACTCCCTGCCATCCAGCTTAGAGGGGAAGAAACAATGCAGGAATGTTGGCGTACGGTTCGTCGACTCCTTGGGGCTCGACCTGGAAGACATCAGACTTTTCAGATCTGGAGAGGATCCATCGGTGCCGCATCATGTCACCTTTAGGTTGCTGATGGCTGCAGAGTTGGCGGACGGAAGGCTCCTGGAGATCTCCTTGCCGTACATGAAGCCGGTTTTCTCCGAGCAACCTGGCGACCAACCAGTATTCCTGCAACGTCTCTGTGAGCAGAAAGTGTGTCTGGAGAGAGTTTTCTGTTTCGAACTGGGTGTCATCGGAATCACCCAGGTCGTCAATTTGGACTTTGAGAAAGATGTCACGGCTCGCTTTTCGTTCACAGAGTGGAAGAGCTGCACAGAAACGAAGGCCTCGTGGGTGTCCACCATCACCAAGGCGTGGGAAGGAGGACGCCAACTCAGTTGTGACACATTTCGTTTCCACCTTCCTGTTCCTCCGTTCCTGCAGCCAGGAGCAGTGTTAGAGTTTGCCATTCAGTACAAAGTTGGTGAGGAGGAATACTGGGACAACAATGATGGCGAGAATTATAAGTTAGTTTGCCATAGCTACAAGCTCACTGTGCCGAAAGAATGTGAGGACAGCATGGTGCACTTCATTTAG
- the fam217ba gene encoding uncharacterized protein fam217ba, with the protein MGPIMQEHTASTTLKRIVAKEKIRVKNTENSGPVTSSKKGNKMKKAVSQMKNGLPGPGQDKDTVTTVQKGAQSNGGRVKCGSSRNTSKLSSPEDGDSRPPLRKHSSVQRKQEKLENQRMSQCGNELQPNRAGMGKNRRALSLPLSPISGLRHLPMHPLTHSPAPNPEALRRHYNQKDDDTDSASDLSESERLPVLPSPCTPCTPPHLNLRAEVINSDDFPPEIPGPHGTLGDEDESETPSYSYQEFLPPPFNSWSLRQLAVFLHTEGRGAPRPKPVGTLEKYLERLLQLEWLQIQTVQAESSRPPGTRTRPQSFPSATTAHQTRPHTAPPSRLNSPKGLRQSQRTFPFAPVTNPPSPASTQHQLSRFPVCPHCHVRYPMCNGSCSAYAYQRHSRLSPLLERRAGPGAPAKRSSSETRAPSNDGRSPGGPGGGGGGAQTPVSPSAAKGHLRHMQATGNARKQPQESGTNPNCRGQVRKSRVRANSETDVKKMPGDIKGASAEKRVSAASKREVITSKKVEKEWQRAEVGGQATKTSMKRAAKEPPSLSKAPLSNKQNGKTKNVHFVSK; encoded by the exons ATGGGGCCCATCATGCAGGAGCACACAGCATCCACCACACTCAAACGCATCGTCGCCAAGGAGAAGATTCGggtgaaaaacactgaaaatagCGGACCAGTCACCAG TTCCAAGAAAGGTAACAAGATGAAGAAAGCAGTGAGCCAAATGAAAAATGGCCTCCCAGGACCAGGTCAGGATAAGGACACAGTGACAACAGTGCAGAAG ggTGCACAGTCAAATGGTGGAAGGGTCAAATGTGGCTCCTCACGGAACACAAGCAAACTCTCCAG CCCTGAAGACGGAGACTCGAGACCTCCACTCCGCAAACACTCATCTGtgcagaggaagcaggagaaacTAGAAAATCAGCGCATGTCACAGTGCGGCAACGAGCTCCAACCGAATCGTGCGGGAATGGGGAAAAACCGGCGAGCCCTCTCCCTGCCCCTCTCCCCGATATCTGGGCTACGACACCTGCCAATGCACCCCCTAACGCACTCCCCAGCCCCCAACCCGGAGGCACTACGGAGGCACTACAACCAGAAGGATGACGACACTGACAGCGCCAGTGATCTGTCAGAGTCCGAGAGGCTACCTGTGCTGCCCTCCCCATGCACCCCCTGTACCCCTCCTCACCTCAACCTGCGAGCAGAGGTCATCAACAGTGATGACTTTCCCCCGGAGATCCCAGGACCCCATGGGACGTTgggtgatgaagatgagagtGAAACACCCAGCTACAGTTACCAAGAATTCCTGCCTCCTCCTTTCAACAGCTGGAGCCTGAGACAGCTGGCGGTGTTTCTCCATACAGAGGGCCGTGGTGCCCCCCGCCCCAAACCCGTAGGGACCTTGGAGAAGTACCTGGagaggctgctgcagctggagtggCTCCAGATCCAGACGGTGCAAGCCGAGAGCAGTCGTCCACCCGGGACTCGCACCAGGCCACAGAGCTTCCCCTCTGCCACCACAGCTCACCAAACCAGGCCTCACACAGCTCCGCCGTCCCGACTCAACTCCCCTAAAGGGTTGCGGCAAAGCCAGCGCACCTTCCCGTTTGCACCTGTCACCAACCCCCCATCACCTGCCTCAACTCAGCACCAGCTCTCCCGCTTTCCAGTTTGCCCTCACTGTCACGTTCGCTACCCGATGTGCAACGGAAGCTGCTCTGCCTATGCCTACCAGCGGCACTCGCGGCTTAGCCCCCTGCTCGAGCGCAGAGCTGGACCCGGGGCACCGGCGAAGCGGAGCAGCAGCGAAACCCGAGCGCCTTCCAACGACGGCAGGAGCCCAGGAGGACCaggtgggggtggaggaggagcccagACCCCAGTTAGCCCCTCGGCCGCAAAGGGTCATCTCAGGCACATGCAGGCCACGGGCAACGCCCGAAAACAACCCCAGGAATCTGGGACAAACCCAAATTGTAGAGGTCAGGTCAGGAAGAGCCGGGTTAGAGCCAACTCCGAGACAGATGTTAAAAAGATGCCCGGTGACATAAAAGGAGCCAGTGCGGAGAAACGCGTTTCAGCCGCAAGTAAAAGAGAGGTCATCACCTCTAAGAAAGTGGAGAAGGAGTGGCAGAGAGCAGAGGTGGGAGGTCAGGCCACTAAAACATCCATGAAAAGAGCTGCTAAAGAGCCACCATCGCTCTCCAAAGCCCCGCTCAGTAATAAGCagaatggaaaaacaaaaaatgtgcacTTTGTTTCAAAGTAA